The sequence GTACGACCCGGTCAGCATCGGACCGCACCGCCTGCTCGGCCGTCTCGGCCAGGGCGGCATGGGCACCGTCTTTCTCGGCGTCTCGCCGGACGAGCGGGCCGTGGCCGTGAAGATCCTCCGCGACAGCGTGGCCGACGTTGTGGCGCGGCAGCGCTTCCGGCACGAACTCGACGCGCTGCGGCGGGTCCGCGGGCCGCACGTCGTCGAGGTGCTCGACGCCGACGTCGACGCCGACCTGCCCTACCTGGTGACGCGTTTCGTGCCGGGCGAGCGGCTCGACGAGCTGGTGACGGCACGCGGACCGCTCACCGGCGACGCGCTGCATGAGCTCGCCCGCGGCCTGGCCGACGCCTTGGCCACGCTGCACGGAGCCGGCGTCGTCCACCGCGACCTGACCCCGGGAAACGTGCTGGTCCTCGACGGCTCGCCGCAGGTCATCGACCTCGGGCTGGCCACCGCCGCCGACGTCACCGCCCTGACCCGCAGCGGCCTGCTGGTCGGTACCCCGGGCTATCTCGCGCCGGAGCAGGTGAGCGGCCTGCCGGTGACACCGGCCGTCGACGTGCACGCCTGGGGCGCCACCGTGGCGCTGGCCGGGACCGGTCGCCCGCCGTACGGCACCGGTCGCCCTGAGGTGGTCCTCTACCGGATCGTGCACGAGTCGCCCGATCTCGAGGGGCTCCCGCACGAGCTGCTGACGCTGATCGAAGCGGCCATGCGCCCGGATGCCCGCTACCGGCCGAGCGCGACCGACCTGCTCAGGGAACTCGGCGGCGCCTCCCGGGCAGAGACGAGCGCGCTGCACCTGCCGCGCGACGTCGACGCCACGGCGCTGCTGGCGGGCGACGGCCTGCAGCCGCTGCGGACCGCGGTGCTCGACGTGCCCGGCGTTCGGCAGGTCGCCTACGCCGGGTCGCCCCGCGAGCACGGCGGGTACGGCAGGTCGCCGGATGAGGAATCGCCGTACGACCAGGACCCGCTCGTGCCGTGGGACGAGGAGGACTGCCGACCCGTACCGTCCCCCGGCCGCTCTGCCCAACTCCTCGCGACCGGCACGGCGGCGCTGGCGGTCGTGGTCACCGGCACGCTGGTGGCCCCGGTGGTGACCGCGACCACCGCCTTCGCCGCGGTGGTGCTGCTGCGGGCCGCCGGCCGCAGCTCCGACCGGCTGGCGCTGCGCCGCGAGCGGCGCGGCGACCGGCGCCGCGACCCGGTCGTCGCCGCACTGGGCGCGCCCTGGCACCTGCTGGCGTCGCTGCTGGACACCCTGGTCAGCCTGCCGCTGCTGGCCGCTGTCGCCGCGGTCCCGGCGGGTCTGGTGTGGCTGCTGGACCCGACGTTCAACGGGCTGGAGCGGCCCGAACTGACGGCCGCGACGGCGACGACCGTGGCGCTGGTCAGCTGCCTGTCCCGGCGCGGACACCGAAGGACCCGGCAGGTGCTGCGCCGCGCGCTGGTGACCGCCACCCCCAGCGCGGCGGCGGGCGTCGCCGTGCTGAGCGCACTGCTGGCCAGCGCCGTACTCCTGCTGGCCGCCGCGGAGGGAGCGGCTCCGACCTGGTGGCCGCTCGACGGGCTGCGGCGGCGCTAGTGGGGCCGGCTGCGCGGTGGCCGGTCGGATCCTCCGCTGCCGCCGGTCGCCCGTACCACGAGCACCGCGAGGTCGTCGCGGGACGGCTCGTCACCGAAGTCGCGGACGGCCTGCTCGAGCCGACCAGCGAGTTCGTCGGCGGAGCTACCGGCCGCGGCGGCGCACAGCGCGAGCAGGCTGTCGTCGGCGAACATCCGGTCGCCGCTGCGGCGCTCGGTGACGCCGTCGGTGTAGAAGACCAGTGCGTCGCCGGCGGCCAGGAGCACGTCGTCGCCGGCCACCTCGACCTCGCGGAAGACGCCGAGCAGGCTGCCGCTGGTACCGACGAACGAGGCGCGGCCGTCGGGGTGCACGAGCACGGGCGGCGGGTGGCCCGCAGCGGAGAGGCAGACCTCGAGCCCGTCCTGCACCGGCCGCACGGTGGCCATCGTCGCCGTGCAGAAGCGGCCGCGCTCGCCCAGGTCGAGGATCGCCGCGTTGAGCCGGTGCAGCACCTCCGGCGGCGGCGTGCCCTCGCGGCCGAGCAGCCGCAGGACGTTGCGGGCCAGTCCGGTGATGGCGGCGGCCTCGGGGCCCTTGCCGCAGACGTCACCGATCGCGACGGCCCAGCCGTCGGGAACTTCGAACACGTCGTAGAAGTCACCGCCGACCTCGTTGCCCTCACCGGCCGCGGCGTAGCGTGCGCCGAACTCGACGTGGGGGAGGTCCGGCAGTTCCGGCGGCAGCAGCGAGCTCTGCAGCGCCTGCGCGATGGCAGTCCGCTCCTCGTACAACCGCGCGTTGTCGACGGCCAATGCCGCGCGGCGGGCCAGGTCGAGCAGCAGGCCGAGGTCGTCGCGGGCATAGCCGGCTCCGGGTGTCCGCCCGGCGAGCAGCACCCCCAGCAGGCGCCGCCGGGCGACCAGCGGCACGGCGAGGACCTCCCCTGCCGTGCCGGCGAGCGACGCGGGCAGGTCGCGCGGCGGGACGAGCAGCGGCCGGTCGTCGAGGTCGCGCACGAGCGCGTGCGCCAGGGCGAGACTGGCGTCCTCGGTGAGGACGTCCCGCAGCTTCGCCGTCCCGGCCTCGTCGCGATGGGCGAGCGCAGCCAGCCGGGGCCCGTGCTCGTCGCCGATGTAGACCGCCGACCAGGTGGCGAAGCGCGGCACGACGAGCTGGGCGGCCAGGGTCACCGCGAGTGTCACGTCGAGTGTGCCGGCGAACAGCTCGCTCGCCTCGGCCAGCAGCGCCAGCGACCCCCGGTCGCGCAACGATGCGGCGTGCGCCCGGTCGTCGCGCAGGACGACGCCCATCCGGTCGCCGACCAGCCGGGCCAGCGCCACCCCGGTCTCGTCCAGCTGTCCGGCGTCGCCGACGACGAGCGCACCGAAGACGCCGGTACGCCGACGCAGCGGCAGGACGAGCAGGCCCGCTCCGCCGGTCACCACCTGGTCGACACCGTCCCGCGCGAGCCGACGCACCAGCTCCACCTCCGGCGGCGGGGTTCCGGCGTCGTGCGCCGCGACCGTCGACCAGGACGAGGCGTCGCTGACGGACTCGGCGATCAGCCAGCCCTGCTGGAGCCCCATCGCACCGCAGAGCCGGTGCAGCAGCTCACCCAGCAGCTGGGTCGGGCTGAGCCGCTCCTCGAGGTCGGCCGGGAGGCCGAGCAGCCAGGAGACCACCGGCGGCGCCGGCGCCCCGGGCGGCGCCGGGCGCAGCGGCAACGCCCGCGGCAGCGCTCGCGGCAGGGCCCGGTCGGCCACGCCGAGCTCGAACCACACCGACTTCCCACCGGAGAAGTGCCGGGTGCCCCACTCCTGCGCCAGCGCGTCGAGCAGGAAGATCCCCCGCCCTCCCTCGCGGGTGCCGTCGGCCGGGTCCGCGCCCTGCATCGGCAACGTGCCCGGCCCGTGGTCCAGGACCTCGATCCGGGCGGTGCCGGCGCCGATGTCGACGGACAGCACGAAATCGGTGCCGGCGTGCACGACGGCGTTGGTGACCAGCTCGGTGACCAGCAGCAGCGCGTCGTCGAGCACCACCTCGAGGCCGGCGTCCAGCAGCGCCGCGTGGACCACCCGGCGGGCCACCGCGGGGGAACGGTCCTCCGCCGGCAGGGTCGTGAGGGCTGCGGTCACCGGCCCCGCTCCGAACCGACGGGCGCCGCGCGCAGGGCGAGCACCGCCCGGTTCAGCGCCCTCGCCGCGGCGGCCGCCTCCTGCAGCGCGTCGGTCAGGTCGGCCCCGTCGGGTGCGGCCGCGCAGGCCCGTTCGACGGCCGCACAGGCCGCGGCACTCAGCTCCCCGAGCCCGGCCGCGTCGTAGCGGGCCAGCTGGCGGCGCAGCTCGTCGGCCTGGGCGGCCAGCTCGCTGCGCCGCTCGTACAGCTCGACGAAGACGCCGACCTTGGCCTTGAGGACCCACGGGTCGAACGGCTTGGCCAGGTAGTCGACCGCACCGGCGGCGTAGCCGCGGAAGGCCTGGTGCGCTTCACCGTCGATCGCGGTCAGGAACAGGATCGGGATGTCGCGGGTCTTCTCGCGCCGCTTGACGTGCGCGGCGGTCTCGAAGCCGTCCATGCCGGGCATCTGGACGTCGAGCAGCATCAGAGCGACGTCGTCGACGAGCAGGCGCTTGAGCGCCTCCTCCCCGGAGTTGGCCTTGAGCAGCTCGTGGCCCAGCCCCTGCAGGATCGCCTCGAGCGCCAGGAGGTTCTCCGGCCGGTCGTCCACCAGCAGGATCTTCGCGGAGCGGCCGGCCATCAGGGGCGCTCCGTACTCCGCGGCGCCAACCAGGAGCGCATCACGGTCAGCAGCCGCTCCAGGTCGACCGGCTTGGTGACGTACTCCGACGCTCCGGCGGCCAGGCTCCGGTCCCGGTCGCCCGGCATCGCCTTCGCCGTGAGGAAGACGATCGGCAGCCCGTCGTACTCGGGCATCCTGCGGATCCGCGCGGTGGCCTCGTTACCGTCCATGCCCGGCATCATGACGTCCATCAGGACCAGGTCGACGTCCGGGCGCTGTCCGAGCAGCGCGATGCCGTCGGCGCCGTTGTCGGCGTAGAGCACCTGCATCCCGTGCAGCTCGAGCGCGCTGGTCAGGGCGAAGACGTTCCGGACGTCGTCGTCGACCACCAGCACCGTCGCGCCCTGCAGCGGTTCGGCTCCCGGCGGCAGTGGGTCGACCTGCTGCGGCACCAGCGGCTCCTGGGTGATCATCGGCGTCTGCGGGAGCTCTCCCTGCACGTCGTCGCCGGAGAGCGCCGGCTGCCCGTCGACCGGAGAGTGGTGCTCCACGGGAACGTACAACGTGAAGGTGCTGCCCTTGCCGGTCTGGCTGCTGACCTCGATGGCACCTCCGAGCAGACGGGCGATCTCGCGGGAGATCGACAGCCCCAGACCGGTGCCGCCGTAGCGGCGGCTGTTGGTGCCGTCGGCCTGCTGGAAGGCCTCGAAGATCAGCTCCAGCTTCTCGCCCGGCACACCGATGCCGGTGTCGGAGACGCTGAAGGCCACCACGCCCGCAGCCTCGCTGAGGCTGGGCGTGGTGAAGGTCAGGTCGGCCCGCGGCCGGTGTACGCGCAGTCGCACGCTGCCGGCCTCGGTGAACTTCAGCGCGTTGGACAGCAGATTCTTCAGCACCTGCTGCAGGCGCTGCTCGTCGGTGACGATGGTTGCCGGCAGGCCGTCCTCGAACTCGACGACCAGCTCGAGACCCTGCTGCTCGACCAGCGGGCCGAAGGTGACGCCGACGTATTCCCCGACCTCGGACAGCACGACCGGCGCCGGTCGCACGTCCATCTTCCCCGCCTCCACCTTGGACAGGTCGAGAATGTCGTTGATCAGCGCCAGCAGGTCCGAGCCGGCGTTGTGGATGGTGCGCGCGAACTCGATCTGCTTGTCCGTCAGGTTGTCCTGCGGATTGTCGGCGAGCAGCTCGGCCAGGATGAGCAGGCTGTTCAGCGGAGTGCGCAGCTCATGGCTCATGTTGGCCAGGAACTCCGACTTGTACTGCGAGGACAGGGCAAGCTGCTCGGCCTTCTCCTCCAGGCCCAGACGAGCCATCTCGATCTCGCGGTTCTTGATCTCCAGGTCGTTGGACTGCTCGGTGAGCAGCCGCGCCTTGTCCTCGAGCTCGGCATTGGTCCGCTGCAGCTCGACCGACTGGACCTGCAGCTCCTTGGCCAGCCGCTGCGACTGGGCGAGCAACTCCTCGGTGCGGACGTTGGCGATGATCGTGTTGAGGACCACGCCGATCGTCTCGACCAGCTGCCTGAGGAAGCCGGCGTGCACCTCGTCGAACCGGCTGAACGACGCCAGCTCGATGACCCCGAGGACCTGCTCCTCGAACAACACGGGCAGCACGAACAGGTCGGCCGGCGTGGAGACGCCGAGCCCGGAGCGGACCCGCAGGTGGTCCGGCGGCACGTCCCGGACGCGGATCGGCTTCTTCTCCACCGCGGCCTGGCCGACCAGCCCCTCTCCGGCGAAGAAGGTGCGGTCGTCCTCGGTCGACTCGGCGCCGTACGACGCCGCGCGCCGCAGCTTGATCCGGCCCTCGGGGCTGTCCACGAGGTAGAAGGCTCCCTGCACGGCCTCGACGACCGGCGTGACCTCGCTCATGATCATCTGGGTGACGGCGTCGAGGTCGCGCTGGCCCTGCAGCTGGCCACCGATGCGGGCGAGGTTGCTCTTGAGCCAGTCCTGCTGCGCATTGATCTCGGTGGTCGACCGCAGGTTCGCGATCATCTGGTTGATGTTGTCCTTGAGTTCGGCGACCTCGCCCTGCGCCTCGACGTTGACCGATCGGGTCAGGTCCCCGCGGGTCACCGCGGTGGACACCTCGGCGATGGCGCGCACCTGGGTGGTCAGGTTGCCGGCCAGCTGGTTGACGTTCTCGGTCAGGTGCCGCCAGGTGCCGCTGACGCCGGCGACGGTCGCCTGGCCGCCCAGCTGGCCCTCGGTGCCGACCTCGCGGGCGACGCGGGTCACCTCGGCGGCGAACGAGCTCAGCTGGTCGACCATCGTGTTGACGGTGCTCTTGAGGTCCAGGATCTCACCCTGCGCGTCGACCGTGATCTTCTGGCTCAGGTCGCCCTGGGCGACAGCGGTCGTGACGAGCGCGATGTTGCGGACCTGGCCGGTCAGGTTGGAGGCCATGTAGTTGACGTTGTCGGTCAGGTCACGCCAGGTGCCGGACACGCCCTGCACCTGCGCCTGACCGCCGAGCCGCCCCTCCGTGCCGACCTCGCGGGCCACCCGGGTCACCTCGTCGGCGAACGAGCTCAGCTGGTCCACCATCGTGTTGACCACGTTCTTCAGCTCGAGGATCTCGCCCTGCGCGTCGACCGTGATCTTCTGGCTCAGGTCGCCCCTGGCGACGGCGGTGGCGACCGAGGCGATGTTGCGGACCTGGCCGGTCAGGTTGGCCGCCATCGAGTTCACGTTGTCGGTCAGGTCACGCCAGGTGCCGGACACCCCCTTCACCTGCGCCTGACCGCCGAGCCGCCCCTCCGTGCCGACCTCGCGGGCCACCCGGGTCACCTCGTCGGCGAACGAGCTCAGCTGGTCCACCATCGTGTTGATGGTCTTGGCGAGCGCGGCCACCTCGCCCTTGGCGTCGACCGTGATCTTCTGCGACAGGTCGCCCTGCGCGACGGCCGTGGTGACCTGGGCGATGTTGCGGACCTGGCTGGTCAGGTTGCCGGCCATGAAGTTGACGTTCTCGGTGAGGTCTCGCCAGGTGCCCGACACCCCCTTGACCTGGGCCTGCCCGCCGAGGTTGCCCTCCGTACCGACCTCACGGGCCACCCGGGTCACCTCGTCGGCGAACGAGCTCAGCTGATCCACCATCGTGTTGATCGTCTCGGCGAGCGTCGCGATCTCACCGCGGGCGTCGACAGTGATCTTCTGGCTCAGGTCGCCCCTGGCGACGGCGGTGGCGACCTGGGCGATGTTGCGGACCTGACTGGTCAGGTTGGACGCCATCGAGTTGACGTTCTCGGTCAGGTCCTTCCAGGTGCCGGACACCCCCCTGACCTGGGCCTGCCCGCCGAGGTTGCCCTCCGTACCGACCTCGCGGGCCACCCGCGTCACCTCGTCGGCGAACGAGCTCAGCTGGTCCACCATCGTGTTGATCGTCGACTTCAGCTCGAGCGTCTCGCCCTTGACGTCCACCGAGACCTTCTGCGAGAGGTCGCCGCGAGCCACCGCGGTGGTGACCTGCGCGATGTCACGCACCTGTGCCGTGAGGTTGCTCGCCATGGAGTTGACGTTGTCGGTCAGGTCCTTCCAGGTGCCCGCCACGCCCGGCACCTCGGCCTGCCCGCCGAGCTTGCCTTCGGTGCCGACCTCGCGGGCGACCGTGGTGACCTGCTCGGCGAACAGCTCGAGCGTGTCGGTCAGGCTGTTGATCGTGTCGGCCAGCGCCGCGACCTCGCCGGCCGCGTCGACGGTGATCTTCTGGCTGAGGTCGCCGCGGGCGACGGCGGTGACGATCTGCGCGATGTTGCGGACCTGGCTGGTGAGGTTGCCGGCCATCGAGTTCACCGAGTCGGTGAGGTCCTTCCACGTGCCGCCGACGCCGGGGACCGCCGCCTGGCCGCCCAGCTTGCCCTCCGTGCCGACCTCGCGGGCGACCCGGGTCACCTCGTCGGCGAAGGAGGACAGCTGGTCGACCATCGTGTTGAGCGTCTGCGCGAGCGCCGCGACCTCCCCCTTGGCGTCGACCGTGATCTTCTGGCTCAGGTCGCCGCGGGCGACCGCGGTGGCGACATGGGCAATGTTGCGGACCTGGTCGGTGAGGTTGACGGCCATCGAGTTCACCGAGTCGGTGAGGTCGCGCCAGACGCCGGACACCCCGCGCACCTGCGCCTGGCCGCCGAGCTTGCCCTCCGTACCGA is a genomic window of Mycobacteriales bacterium containing:
- a CDS encoding serine/threonine-protein kinase, with the protein product MPLTPLRAYDPVSIGPHRLLGRLGQGGMGTVFLGVSPDERAVAVKILRDSVADVVARQRFRHELDALRRVRGPHVVEVLDADVDADLPYLVTRFVPGERLDELVTARGPLTGDALHELARGLADALATLHGAGVVHRDLTPGNVLVLDGSPQVIDLGLATAADVTALTRSGLLVGTPGYLAPEQVSGLPVTPAVDVHAWGATVALAGTGRPPYGTGRPEVVLYRIVHESPDLEGLPHELLTLIEAAMRPDARYRPSATDLLRELGGASRAETSALHLPRDVDATALLAGDGLQPLRTAVLDVPGVRQVAYAGSPREHGGYGRSPDEESPYDQDPLVPWDEEDCRPVPSPGRSAQLLATGTAALAVVVTGTLVAPVVTATTAFAAVVLLRAAGRSSDRLALRRERRGDRRRDPVVAALGAPWHLLASLLDTLVSLPLLAAVAAVPAGLVWLLDPTFNGLERPELTAATATTVALVSCLSRRGHRRTRQVLRRALVTATPSAAAGVAVLSALLASAVLLLAAAEGAAPTWWPLDGLRRR
- a CDS encoding SpoIIE family protein phosphatase; translated protein: MTAALTTLPAEDRSPAVARRVVHAALLDAGLEVVLDDALLLVTELVTNAVVHAGTDFVLSVDIGAGTARIEVLDHGPGTLPMQGADPADGTREGGRGIFLLDALAQEWGTRHFSGGKSVWFELGVADRALPRALPRALPLRPAPPGAPAPPVVSWLLGLPADLEERLSPTQLLGELLHRLCGAMGLQQGWLIAESVSDASSWSTVAAHDAGTPPPEVELVRRLARDGVDQVVTGGAGLLVLPLRRRTGVFGALVVGDAGQLDETGVALARLVGDRMGVVLRDDRAHAASLRDRGSLALLAEASELFAGTLDVTLAVTLAAQLVVPRFATWSAVYIGDEHGPRLAALAHRDEAGTAKLRDVLTEDASLALAHALVRDLDDRPLLVPPRDLPASLAGTAGEVLAVPLVARRRLLGVLLAGRTPGAGYARDDLGLLLDLARRAALAVDNARLYEERTAIAQALQSSLLPPELPDLPHVEFGARYAAAGEGNEVGGDFYDVFEVPDGWAVAIGDVCGKGPEAAAITGLARNVLRLLGREGTPPPEVLHRLNAAILDLGERGRFCTATMATVRPVQDGLEVCLSAAGHPPPVLVHPDGRASFVGTSGSLLGVFREVEVAGDDVLLAAGDALVFYTDGVTERRSGDRMFADDSLLALCAAAAGSSADELAGRLEQAVRDFGDEPSRDDLAVLVVRATGGSGGSDRPPRSRPH
- a CDS encoding response regulator; amino-acid sequence: MAGRSAKILLVDDRPENLLALEAILQGLGHELLKANSGEEALKRLLVDDVALMLLDVQMPGMDGFETAAHVKRREKTRDIPILFLTAIDGEAHQAFRGYAAGAVDYLAKPFDPWVLKAKVGVFVELYERRSELAAQADELRRQLARYDAAGLGELSAAACAAVERACAAAPDGADLTDALQEAAAAARALNRAVLALRAAPVGSERGR
- a CDS encoding HAMP domain-containing protein, with protein sequence MPTETLPEHSAAHPRERDLLDLLDVLSALCDGNFAARAEPRDGLAGQVVERVNHLAGLQERRTRELVRASRVIGREGRMTERLDEVGAEGDWSTGAAAVNSLIDDLVRPTTEVARVIAAVAEGDLSQQMALDIAGQPVKGEFLRIGATVNTMVDQLSSFADEVTRVAREVGTEGKLGGQAQVRGVSGVWRDLTESVNSMAGNLTSQVRNIAQVTTAVAQGDLSQKITVDARGEILELKSTVNTMVDQLSSFADEVTRVAREVGTEGKLGGQAQVRGVSGVWRDLTDSVNSMAVNLTDQVRNIAHVATAVARGDLSQKITVDAKGEVAALAQTLNTMVDQLSSFADEVTRVAREVGTEGKLGGQAAVPGVGGTWKDLTDSVNSMAGNLTSQVRNIAQIVTAVARGDLSQKITVDAAGEVAALADTINSLTDTLELFAEQVTTVAREVGTEGKLGGQAEVPGVAGTWKDLTDNVNSMASNLTAQVRDIAQVTTAVARGDLSQKVSVDVKGETLELKSTINTMVDQLSSFADEVTRVAREVGTEGNLGGQAQVRGVSGTWKDLTENVNSMASNLTSQVRNIAQVATAVARGDLSQKITVDARGEIATLAETINTMVDQLSSFADEVTRVAREVGTEGNLGGQAQVKGVSGTWRDLTENVNFMAGNLTSQVRNIAQVTTAVAQGDLSQKITVDAKGEVAALAKTINTMVDQLSSFADEVTRVAREVGTEGRLGGQAQVKGVSGTWRDLTDNVNSMAANLTGQVRNIASVATAVARGDLSQKITVDAQGEILELKNVVNTMVDQLSSFADEVTRVAREVGTEGRLGGQAQVQGVSGTWRDLTDNVNYMASNLTGQVRNIALVTTAVAQGDLSQKITVDAQGEILDLKSTVNTMVDQLSSFAAEVTRVAREVGTEGQLGGQATVAGVSGTWRHLTENVNQLAGNLTTQVRAIAEVSTAVTRGDLTRSVNVEAQGEVAELKDNINQMIANLRSTTEINAQQDWLKSNLARIGGQLQGQRDLDAVTQMIMSEVTPVVEAVQGAFYLVDSPEGRIKLRRAASYGAESTEDDRTFFAGEGLVGQAAVEKKPIRVRDVPPDHLRVRSGLGVSTPADLFVLPVLFEEQVLGVIELASFSRFDEVHAGFLRQLVETIGVVLNTIIANVRTEELLAQSQRLAKELQVQSVELQRTNAELEDKARLLTEQSNDLEIKNREIEMARLGLEEKAEQLALSSQYKSEFLANMSHELRTPLNSLLILAELLADNPQDNLTDKQIEFARTIHNAGSDLLALINDILDLSKVEAGKMDVRPAPVVLSEVGEYVGVTFGPLVEQQGLELVVEFEDGLPATIVTDEQRLQQVLKNLLSNALKFTEAGSVRLRVHRPRADLTFTTPSLSEAAGVVAFSVSDTGIGVPGEKLELIFEAFQQADGTNSRRYGGTGLGLSISREIARLLGGAIEVSSQTGKGSTFTLYVPVEHHSPVDGQPALSGDDVQGELPQTPMITQEPLVPQQVDPLPPGAEPLQGATVLVVDDDVRNVFALTSALELHGMQVLYADNGADGIALLGQRPDVDLVLMDVMMPGMDGNEATARIRRMPEYDGLPIVFLTAKAMPGDRDRSLAAGASEYVTKPVDLERLLTVMRSWLAPRSTERP